The stretch of DNA CCTTTCCCCGTGTTTTCAGAAAGAGACATTAAAGTAGTTTTGGAAATCCCCGTTTCTTCGTATAAGTCTGCAATTTTCAAGCCTCTTTCAGCCATTAGAATTGCTAAATTACTTTGTATCATAAAAAAACCACCTTATCTTTTGATTGTGTATATACTATAACACAATATAACAATTGTCGCTAAAATATTTCAATATATTGACAAGTTTAAAATATTAGCGTACTCTATCAATAGTTAGTGTAGTAACTAAAATAAGTGTTTAGGAGGATTGTTATGAAAAACAATTTCAGAATTATCATCGCAAAGAAAAAGTTGAAAATTGCTGATGTTCATGATGCCACTGGTATTTCGAGAAATACTCTGTACGGGTTATATAAAGAAACGACAAAAAACCCCGACACTATTACTATCATGAAAATATG from Staphylococcus lutrae encodes:
- a CDS encoding helix-turn-helix domain-containing protein; the protein is MKNNFRIIIAKKKLKIADVHDATGISRNTLYGLYKETTKNPDTITIMKICHFLNVTPNDLLVVKEVNDHATTTKQ